In Actinoplanes derwentensis, the following proteins share a genomic window:
- a CDS encoding NAD(P)H-binding protein — translation MTILITGATGAIGRDLVATLLAGGEKVRATSRNPERAGLPEQAEVVTLGTDVFDGVDRMFVFPFEDGVDDLVTAAVAAGASRFVVLSSLAAAGESAREVSSVTYTHHVAIERAVTARTDDWTILRPGTFATNLLSWAWTIKAGAPVRAPYIHSAQPPIHEKAIADAAAVALTRDGHLGRVYPLTGPQSLTRVEQVAAISAGIGRDIELVEISPEEFRAETARFIPEPIIAMLLAYWAETVTVPDRTSDGVRALTGNDGRTLEQWARDHRADFGA, via the coding sequence ATGACGATTCTGATCACCGGCGCCACCGGGGCCATCGGCCGTGACCTCGTGGCGACCCTGCTGGCCGGCGGGGAGAAGGTCCGGGCGACGTCCCGGAACCCCGAGCGGGCGGGACTACCGGAGCAGGCCGAGGTGGTGACCCTCGGGACGGACGTGTTCGACGGGGTGGACCGGATGTTCGTGTTCCCGTTCGAAGACGGGGTGGACGACCTGGTCACCGCCGCGGTGGCGGCCGGGGCCAGCCGGTTCGTGGTGCTGTCGTCGCTGGCCGCGGCCGGTGAATCGGCTCGGGAGGTCAGCTCCGTCACCTACACCCATCATGTGGCGATCGAGCGGGCCGTGACCGCACGCACCGACGACTGGACGATTCTGCGGCCGGGCACGTTCGCGACCAATCTGCTGTCGTGGGCGTGGACGATCAAAGCCGGAGCCCCGGTCCGCGCCCCGTACATCCACTCCGCGCAGCCACCCATCCACGAGAAGGCCATCGCCGACGCGGCCGCCGTGGCCCTCACCCGCGACGGTCACCTCGGCCGCGTCTACCCACTGACGGGCCCGCAGTCGCTGACCCGTGTCGAGCAGGTCGCCGCGATCAGCGCCGGAATCGGCCGCGACATCGAACTGGTGGAGATAAGCCCGGAGGAGTTCCGCGCCGAGACGGCCCGGTTCATTCCCGAACCCATCATCGCGATGCTGCTGGCCTACTGGGCGGAGACGGTGACCGTGCCGGACCGGACCAGTGACGGGGTGCGCGCCCTCACCGGAAACGACGGCCGGACCCTGGAGCAGTGGGCGCGCGACCACCGCGCGGACTTCGGCGCCTGA
- a CDS encoding dihydrodipicolinate synthase family protein produces the protein MFTGLSAFPLTPLHDDHLDEPAFVRIIERLASAGVDSIGTLGSTGSYAYLDRTERARTVTLAVQHAAGVPVIAGIGALRQAHVLRYADDAQQAGASGLLLAPVSYQPLHPDEVYHLFEQVTARIAVPLVVYDNPRTTGFTFTDDLYAAVAKLPHVTSIKVPPLPVTAPIARDRVTAIRALLPAHVGIGVSGDPVAAVALHAGCDAWYSVIGGTLPTAALAITRAPDPAAAKAASDRLRPLWELFAAHGSLRVVAAIAEHLTLTGPDSLPRPIRGLDTTARRAVIHALTEAGLDH, from the coding sequence GTGTTCACCGGCCTGAGCGCCTTCCCGCTCACCCCGCTGCACGACGACCACCTCGACGAACCCGCTTTCGTACGGATCATCGAACGGCTCGCGTCCGCCGGCGTCGACAGCATCGGCACCCTGGGATCCACCGGCTCGTACGCCTACCTGGACCGCACCGAACGCGCCCGCACCGTCACCCTCGCCGTCCAGCACGCCGCCGGCGTCCCGGTGATCGCCGGCATCGGAGCGCTCCGGCAGGCCCACGTCCTGCGGTACGCCGACGACGCCCAGCAAGCCGGCGCGTCCGGCCTGCTGCTGGCCCCGGTGTCGTACCAGCCGTTGCATCCCGACGAGGTGTACCACCTGTTCGAACAGGTCACCGCACGGATCGCGGTGCCGCTGGTGGTCTACGACAATCCGCGCACCACCGGTTTCACGTTCACCGACGACCTGTACGCGGCGGTGGCGAAACTCCCGCACGTCACCTCGATCAAAGTGCCGCCGCTCCCGGTCACCGCACCGATCGCCCGCGACCGGGTCACCGCCATCCGGGCACTGCTGCCCGCCCACGTCGGCATCGGCGTCTCCGGCGACCCGGTCGCCGCGGTAGCCCTGCACGCCGGTTGCGACGCCTGGTACTCGGTCATCGGCGGCACCCTGCCCACCGCCGCCCTCGCCATCACCCGGGCCCCGGACCCCGCCGCCGCGAAAGCCGCCTCCGACCGGCTGCGGCCGCTGTGGGAACTGTTCGCCGCCCACGGCAGCCTGCGCGTGGTGGCCGCCATCGCCGAACACCTCACCCTCACTGGCCCCGACAGTCTGCCCCGCCCGATCCGGGGCCTGGACACCACCGCCCGCCGTGCCGTCATCCACGCCCTGACCGAAGCCGGCCTGGACCACTGA
- a CDS encoding right-handed parallel beta-helix repeat-containing protein: MSLVNMRKTVRSALAAALLGLIAFLPASPAVAAGTQIIYMNASGSDSAAGDSPATAVKTLERVEQIVAAGPADQDVEVRIHSGTYTAHQTIWQTYRPGHTISFMPDDYEIGGGADSIAARPVFQNAQASGSERYITGYWFYACAGGSLNSGGTSALRFYYLKVQYYSSGGISLDGSAGPCGGGYNPSSAPGQPSTRGLDGNTVFGMVFDSLGNKYTGGLCGDTDWPRCGYGGVVLTESSNNRIANNHFVNLRNTERSYIHAVYVTHKSSYNRFTGNNVTGVSSDPVKVRDGSNFNTFDANVFGANSFLRTSTPPAVHYLEEVNEDESECSSYHNRFTDNNLGIYLTGSSANLPTWYLNPAGATWAGATGCPPLPTGETRLTTANNTYN, encoded by the coding sequence ATGTCCTTAGTCAACATGAGGAAGACGGTGCGTTCGGCCCTGGCCGCCGCGCTTCTCGGCTTGATCGCATTCCTACCAGCCTCGCCGGCCGTCGCTGCGGGAACGCAGATCATCTACATGAATGCGTCCGGATCGGACTCGGCTGCTGGTGACTCCCCGGCGACCGCGGTGAAGACACTGGAGCGTGTCGAGCAGATCGTCGCGGCAGGACCGGCTGACCAGGATGTCGAGGTACGGATCCATTCCGGTACCTACACCGCCCACCAGACGATCTGGCAGACGTACCGGCCCGGGCACACCATCTCGTTCATGCCGGACGACTACGAGATCGGTGGGGGTGCCGACTCGATCGCTGCGCGGCCGGTATTCCAGAATGCGCAAGCCAGCGGCTCCGAGCGGTACATCACCGGATACTGGTTCTACGCCTGCGCGGGCGGCTCGCTCAACTCCGGCGGCACTTCCGCCCTGCGATTCTACTACCTGAAGGTGCAGTACTACTCCAGCGGAGGCATCTCACTCGACGGATCGGCCGGGCCCTGCGGCGGCGGATACAACCCGTCCTCCGCTCCCGGGCAGCCGTCGACGCGAGGCCTGGACGGCAACACCGTTTTCGGCATGGTCTTCGATTCCCTCGGCAACAAGTACACCGGTGGCCTCTGCGGCGACACGGACTGGCCACGATGCGGGTACGGCGGGGTCGTACTCACCGAATCGTCGAACAACAGGATTGCCAACAACCACTTCGTGAACCTGCGCAACACTGAGCGCAGCTACATCCACGCCGTCTACGTCACGCACAAAAGCTCGTACAACAGATTCACCGGCAACAACGTCACCGGGGTCAGCAGCGATCCAGTGAAAGTCCGGGACGGGAGCAACTTCAACACCTTCGATGCCAACGTGTTCGGAGCCAACAGCTTCCTCCGTACCTCGACACCGCCCGCCGTGCACTATCTGGAGGAAGTCAACGAGGACGAAAGCGAATGCTCCTCGTACCACAACCGGTTCACTGACAACAACCTCGGCATATACCTGACCGGGAGCAGCGCCAACCTGCCGACCTGGTACCTCAACCCGGCAGGTGCGACCTGGGCCGGCGCCACTGGTTGCCCGCCTCTGCCGACCGGCGAGACCCGGCTGACCACCGCGAACAACACCTACAACTGA
- a CDS encoding undecaprenyl-diphosphate phosphatase, with translation MSIVEAVILGAVEGITEFLPVSSTGHLTILEKLFGHTIDDPDITAFTVIIQSGAVLATILFLRKDIARVVPAFFKGLFDKAQRDTPDFRFGWGALLGSIPIVIAALLFKDQIEGTLRSLWFVAGALILWSGVMAFADHAATQVRHQEDVTWKDTLIIGTVQCLALIPGVSRSGATMSAGLLRDLDRVTVTKLSFFLSIPALTGASILQGIQEFDRISTGVGWTNTIVATVVSFAVAYASVTWLLKFVSKHSYSVFIFYRLALGSLLLVLLATGTIDHK, from the coding sequence ATGAGTATCGTCGAGGCGGTGATCCTCGGCGCCGTCGAGGGCATCACCGAATTCCTCCCGGTGTCCTCCACCGGGCACCTGACGATCCTGGAGAAACTGTTCGGCCACACCATCGACGACCCGGACATCACCGCATTCACGGTGATCATCCAGTCCGGTGCGGTGCTGGCGACCATCCTTTTCCTGCGTAAAGACATCGCCCGCGTCGTCCCGGCCTTCTTCAAAGGCCTGTTCGACAAAGCCCAGCGCGACACCCCCGACTTCCGGTTCGGCTGGGGCGCCCTGCTCGGCTCGATCCCCATCGTGATCGCCGCCCTGCTGTTCAAGGACCAGATCGAAGGCACCCTGCGCAGCCTCTGGTTCGTCGCCGGGGCACTGATCCTCTGGTCCGGGGTGATGGCGTTCGCCGACCACGCCGCCACCCAGGTCCGCCACCAGGAAGACGTCACCTGGAAAGACACCCTGATCATCGGCACCGTCCAGTGTCTGGCGCTGATCCCCGGCGTGTCCCGTTCCGGCGCCACCATGTCCGCCGGCCTGCTGCGCGACCTGGACCGGGTCACCGTCACGAAACTGTCGTTCTTCCTGTCCATCCCCGCACTGACCGGCGCGTCGATCCTGCAGGGCATCCAGGAGTTCGACCGGATCTCCACCGGCGTCGGCTGGACCAACACCATCGTCGCCACCGTCGTCAGCTTCGCCGTCGCGTACGCGTCGGTCACCTGGCTGCTGAAGTTCGTGTCGAAACACTCCTACAGCGTCTTCATCTTCTACCGGCTCGCCCTAGGCTCCCTGCTGCTGGTCCTGCTCGCGACCGGCACCATCGACCACAAATGA
- a CDS encoding ABC-F family ATP-binding cassette domain-containing protein, translating into MSLHYLEPALSHLKATGLGHAHDGDLLFSGLDLTLRPGDRIGIVGPNGAGKTTLLRILAGELAPTHGVVKTGARIGYVPQRMPDPAGTVGDYLTGGLGELADVVTRMRDLERRLAVEDVLDEYAAVQERWTALQGWTAETRLTEIRQRLDIDHLPDTLTLSAVSGGEQARLMLARALLDSPALLLLDEPTNHLDADGAAWLRQWLRDYDGGVLAVSHDRAFLDEVAGRIIELDGIDEQPQDYPGGGYTAFREEKQRRWEKLLLDYEAQEKDRRRWEADIERTKAYSSGVENSVRSGLTAPHLRRVARLVARKAKVRERRLRRQMASVKWIARPRTRPPLTLAFPADNDDANDTVLTVRDLTVRDLLKGIDLDVTRGDRILITGRNGAGKTTLLRAIADQHPDVAVLPQTDDGLRDTTTVMDFFRARVPVYIDDAEKLLSGHQFDDDQWDSPVRDLSAGELRRLLLAVLVNSPARILLLDEPTNHLDFAALDVIEEALRRYRGTLLVVSHDRYFADAIGHTRHWHVTGGQVIEN; encoded by the coding sequence GTGTCCCTTCACTACCTGGAGCCTGCCTTGTCCCACCTCAAAGCCACCGGCCTCGGCCACGCCCACGACGGCGACCTGCTCTTCTCCGGCCTCGACCTGACCCTGCGCCCCGGCGACCGGATCGGGATCGTCGGGCCCAACGGGGCCGGCAAGACCACCCTGCTGCGCATCCTGGCCGGCGAACTGGCGCCCACCCACGGGGTGGTGAAGACCGGCGCCCGGATCGGGTACGTGCCGCAGCGCATGCCCGACCCGGCGGGCACCGTCGGCGACTACCTGACCGGCGGCCTCGGCGAACTCGCCGACGTCGTCACCCGCATGCGTGACCTGGAGAGACGCCTGGCGGTCGAGGACGTGCTCGACGAGTACGCGGCCGTGCAGGAACGCTGGACCGCCCTGCAAGGGTGGACCGCTGAGACGCGGCTCACCGAGATCCGCCAGCGCCTGGACATCGATCACCTGCCCGACACGCTCACTCTCAGCGCCGTCAGCGGTGGTGAACAGGCCCGGCTGATGCTGGCGCGCGCCCTGCTCGACAGCCCGGCCCTGCTGCTGCTCGACGAACCCACCAACCATCTCGACGCCGACGGCGCGGCCTGGCTACGGCAGTGGCTGCGCGACTACGACGGGGGAGTCCTCGCGGTCAGCCACGACCGGGCGTTCCTCGATGAGGTCGCCGGCCGGATCATCGAACTCGACGGCATCGACGAACAACCCCAGGACTATCCCGGCGGCGGCTACACCGCGTTCCGCGAGGAGAAACAGCGCCGCTGGGAGAAACTGCTGCTCGACTACGAGGCCCAGGAGAAGGACCGGCGCCGCTGGGAAGCCGACATCGAACGCACCAAGGCCTACTCCTCCGGCGTGGAGAACAGCGTCCGGTCCGGGCTCACCGCACCCCACCTGCGGCGTGTCGCCCGGCTGGTGGCCCGTAAAGCCAAGGTCCGGGAACGGCGCCTGCGCCGCCAGATGGCCTCGGTCAAGTGGATCGCCCGGCCCCGGACCCGGCCGCCGCTGACCCTGGCGTTCCCCGCCGACAACGACGACGCGAACGACACCGTCCTGACCGTGCGCGACCTCACCGTCCGGGACCTGCTCAAAGGCATCGATCTCGACGTCACCCGCGGCGACCGGATCCTCATCACCGGCCGTAACGGCGCCGGCAAGACCACCCTGCTGCGGGCCATCGCCGACCAGCACCCGGACGTGGCAGTGCTGCCCCAGACCGACGACGGCCTGCGCGACACCACCACCGTGATGGACTTCTTCCGCGCCCGGGTGCCGGTCTACATCGACGACGCCGAGAAACTCCTGTCCGGGCACCAGTTCGACGACGACCAGTGGGACAGCCCGGTGCGGGACCTGTCCGCCGGGGAGTTACGGCGGCTGCTGCTCGCGGTGCTGGTCAACAGCCCGGCCCGGATCCTGCTGCTCGACGAACCCACCAACCACCTGGACTTCGCCGCCCTCGACGTCATCGAGGAGGCGTTACGCCGCTACCGGGGCACCCTGCTGGTGGTCTCGCACGACAGGTACTTCGCCGACGCCATCGGCCACACCCGGCACTGGCATGTCACCGGTGGACAGGTGATCGAGAACTGA
- a CDS encoding nuclear transport factor 2 family protein, whose product MNATTDLQKRREEVAISYFRMVDAGDPAVLDVFTDDAQMFYPKFGIARGKAQIGAFAQTLGRGLSSLTHEIDDFVVLTSGDHVIVEGAENGTTSSGVEFPDGVSSFGLFCNVFEFEGELIKRVHIYVDPDFANTHADGVAWGRSAQDTIAAIKDR is encoded by the coding sequence ATGAACGCCACCACCGATCTCCAGAAGCGTCGCGAAGAGGTCGCCATCAGCTATTTCCGGATGGTGGACGCGGGCGATCCCGCGGTCCTCGACGTCTTCACTGACGACGCCCAGATGTTCTACCCGAAGTTCGGCATCGCGCGCGGAAAGGCACAGATCGGAGCGTTCGCGCAGACTCTCGGCCGGGGACTCTCCTCGCTCACCCACGAGATCGACGACTTCGTCGTGCTGACGTCCGGGGACCATGTGATCGTCGAGGGCGCGGAGAACGGAACAACGAGTTCAGGCGTGGAGTTCCCGGACGGTGTCTCCTCCTTCGGGCTGTTCTGCAACGTGTTCGAGTTCGAGGGCGAACTCATCAAGCGAGTCCACATCTACGTGGACCCGGACTTCGCCAACACCCACGCCGACGGTGTGGCATGGGGTAGGTCGGCGCAGGACACCATCGCCGCTATAAAGGACCGGTGA
- a CDS encoding MarR family winged helix-turn-helix transcriptional regulator, whose protein sequence is MTDSPWLDAGQRRVWLAWMRLQLRMTYEINRQLQADSALSMADYDVLTGLNELGGRLPVSALANHLGWERSRVSHHVKRMATRGLTVMSPAATDRRVTEVALTDHGRTVLADAAPGHATLVKQLFFGDLPGGDLPALAESLERIYANVLENGTLPPPPTGTLRSETDLMGS, encoded by the coding sequence GTGACCGATAGCCCGTGGCTGGACGCCGGCCAAAGACGTGTCTGGCTCGCCTGGATGCGTCTGCAACTGCGGATGACGTACGAGATCAATCGCCAGTTGCAGGCGGACAGCGCGCTTTCGATGGCCGACTACGACGTGCTGACCGGGTTGAACGAGCTGGGCGGCCGGTTGCCGGTCAGCGCGCTCGCCAACCACCTGGGCTGGGAACGCAGCCGGGTGTCGCACCACGTCAAGCGGATGGCGACCCGCGGGCTGACGGTGATGTCACCCGCGGCCACCGACCGGCGGGTGACCGAGGTGGCGCTCACCGACCACGGCCGCACCGTGCTCGCCGATGCCGCACCGGGCCACGCCACACTGGTCAAACAGCTGTTCTTCGGCGATCTGCCGGGCGGCGATCTGCCCGCGCTGGCCGAGTCGCTGGAACGGATCTACGCGAACGTGCTGGAGAACGGCACGTTACCGCCGCCCCCGACCGGGACACTGCGGTCGGAAACTGACCTGATGGGCTCCTAA
- a CDS encoding DUF3626 domain-containing protein codes for MTPAERALAHVRALFPSPGPVPAAPITVNFHPDRLLADGHTVAEHLAADGVYRTQYETGISNGGLGGDRPRWEQHLFGGDYSRPVYGALNLAGHPDGAAPRFGSCHLILHPHTLRRATFSLGDSHTHPELLGTADTFTTIWNALLEQVTRTGNASGVTASSAPEWVAALTAPRADAGRVLDDYVEAQVHGGLTIATDIAAIVADPSFRGTGTEQHLRRLAVPIRWHPGFQLPATAFPADLRGDEVPPLARAIAGRYRQPVLDAALIGRAARDGDHPQLVKYLWHILVMRGRPA; via the coding sequence ATGACACCCGCGGAACGAGCGCTCGCCCACGTGCGGGCGCTCTTCCCGTCTCCGGGCCCGGTTCCGGCCGCCCCGATCACCGTCAACTTCCACCCCGACCGGCTGCTCGCCGACGGCCACACCGTCGCCGAACACCTGGCCGCCGACGGCGTCTACCGCACCCAGTACGAGACCGGCATCTCCAACGGCGGCCTCGGCGGCGACCGGCCGCGCTGGGAACAGCATCTGTTCGGCGGCGACTACAGCCGGCCCGTCTACGGCGCCCTCAACCTCGCCGGGCACCCCGACGGGGCGGCACCCCGCTTCGGCAGCTGCCACCTGATCCTGCACCCGCACACCCTGCGGCGCGCCACCTTCAGCCTCGGCGACAGCCACACCCACCCGGAACTGCTCGGCACCGCGGACACCTTCACCACGATCTGGAACGCGCTGCTCGAGCAGGTCACCCGTACCGGCAATGCGTCCGGGGTGACCGCGAGCAGCGCACCCGAGTGGGTGGCGGCACTGACCGCACCCCGCGCCGACGCCGGCCGGGTCCTGGACGACTACGTCGAAGCCCAGGTCCACGGCGGCCTCACCATCGCCACGGATATCGCCGCGATCGTCGCCGACCCGTCGTTTCGCGGCACCGGCACCGAACAACACCTGCGGCGACTCGCGGTCCCGATCCGCTGGCATCCCGGTTTCCAGCTGCCCGCCACCGCGTTCCCCGCCGACCTGCGCGGCGACGAGGTCCCGCCGCTGGCCCGTGCCATCGCCGGCCGTTATCGGCAGCCGGTCCTGGACGCCGCGCTGATCGGCCGCGCCGCCCGCGACGGCGACCATCCGCAACTGGTCAAATACCTGTGGCACATCCTGGTCATGCGGGGCCGGCCAGCCTAG
- a CDS encoding class I SAM-dependent methyltransferase: MPDPIFAHPRLAAVYDTFDGDRGDLDAYEQIAAELGAHHVLDIGCGTGCLALRLADAGHTVTGYDPAVASLDVARKKPGADRITWHSELPDGEFDLVLMTANVAQVFITDEQWHTVLRDAHTRLRPGGHLVFETRRPEYRAWDEWATDTGPDVRDVPGVGPVEHRRHLTAVHLPLVSFRHTYTFPGGDTLTSDSTLRFRDRNELGTDLTTCGFTISDVRQAPDRPGRERVFLCEKPLI; encoded by the coding sequence GTGCCCGACCCGATCTTCGCCCACCCGCGCCTGGCCGCCGTCTACGACACGTTCGACGGCGACCGCGGCGACCTGGACGCCTACGAACAGATCGCCGCCGAACTCGGCGCCCACCACGTCCTCGACATCGGCTGCGGCACCGGCTGCCTGGCGCTGCGCCTGGCCGACGCCGGCCACACGGTCACCGGTTACGACCCGGCGGTCGCCTCCCTGGACGTGGCCCGCAAGAAACCCGGCGCCGACCGGATCACCTGGCACTCCGAGCTTCCGGACGGTGAGTTCGACCTGGTGCTGATGACCGCCAACGTCGCCCAGGTGTTCATCACCGACGAGCAGTGGCACACCGTCCTGCGCGACGCCCACACCCGGCTACGCCCCGGCGGTCACCTGGTCTTCGAAACCCGGCGCCCCGAGTACCGGGCCTGGGACGAATGGGCCACCGACACCGGCCCCGACGTGCGCGACGTCCCCGGCGTCGGCCCGGTCGAACACCGCCGCCACCTCACCGCCGTCCACCTGCCACTGGTGTCGTTCCGCCACACCTACACGTTTCCCGGCGGCGACACCCTCACCTCGGATTCCACTCTGCGCTTTCGCGACCGCAACGAACTCGGCACCGACCTGACCACCTGCGGCTTCACCATCAGCGACGTCCGCCAGGCACCGGACCGGCCGGGCCGCGAACGGGTGTTCCTCTGCGAGAAACCCCTCATCTGA
- a CDS encoding RBBP9/YdeN family alpha/beta hydrolase: MTRFLLVPGRGVPFPNHWSRQWARTHRGFVWAPEPPGPPYVAEDRVAALQAVIAASEEPAVLVAHSAGCLTVAFWAERHTGPVVGALLVTSPAPDGIPRGPLPFRSVMVVSRNDPHCAFDDGVALAADWGAEVVDAGPVGHLDSKSGFGPWPDGEKLVARLAGPA; the protein is encoded by the coding sequence GTGACCCGTTTTCTGCTGGTGCCCGGCCGCGGGGTGCCGTTCCCGAATCACTGGTCGCGGCAGTGGGCCCGGACACACCGGGGGTTCGTGTGGGCGCCGGAGCCGCCGGGACCGCCCTATGTCGCCGAGGATCGGGTGGCGGCGTTGCAGGCGGTGATCGCCGCTTCCGAGGAGCCGGCGGTTCTGGTCGCGCACAGTGCCGGGTGTCTGACGGTGGCGTTCTGGGCCGAGCGGCACACCGGCCCGGTGGTGGGCGCGTTGCTGGTGACCTCGCCCGCGCCCGACGGTATCCCGCGGGGGCCGCTGCCGTTCCGGTCGGTGATGGTGGTGTCGCGTAACGATCCGCATTGTGCGTTCGATGACGGGGTTGCGCTGGCCGCGGACTGGGGTGCCGAGGTCGTCGACGCGGGCCCGGTGGGGCATCTGGACTCGAAGTCGGGGTTCGGGCCCTGGCCGGACGGGGAGAAGCTGGTCGCTAGGCTGGCCGGCCCCGCATGA
- a CDS encoding tyrosine-type recombinase/integrase, with the protein MSLQPHQSWSPATPETAHQFTEAWLANRRLSEHTRTAYRRDVRTWLTWCADRGLEPLRATFLDVNTYARQLETRLAPATVARKLSGVSSWYDFLVKLQAVTTNPVGGADRPYVDRDHSATLGLTPEEVDALLAAAATAGKRTHAMLTLLADLGLRVSELVGLDLIDMSYERGHRTVRFTGKGGKARRRALTPATAQVLDEWLTERGLAAGPLFRTSTGGRVDRYAVFRLIRRLATQAGIAEAGRLSPHSLRHAFATTARAEGVPLEDVQDAMGHADPRTTRRYDRDRHNLDRDPTYTIAAARARRNSA; encoded by the coding sequence ATGTCGCTGCAGCCCCACCAATCCTGGTCACCGGCCACCCCCGAGACGGCACACCAGTTCACCGAAGCATGGCTGGCCAACCGGCGACTGTCCGAGCACACCCGCACCGCCTACCGCCGCGACGTGCGGACCTGGCTCACCTGGTGCGCCGACCGCGGCCTCGAACCGCTGCGCGCCACCTTCCTGGACGTCAACACCTACGCCCGGCAGCTCGAGACCCGCCTCGCCCCGGCCACCGTCGCCCGGAAACTGTCCGGAGTGTCCAGCTGGTACGACTTCCTGGTCAAACTTCAGGCGGTCACCACCAACCCGGTCGGTGGCGCCGACCGCCCCTACGTCGACCGCGACCACTCCGCCACCCTCGGCCTGACCCCCGAAGAGGTCGACGCACTGCTGGCCGCCGCCGCCACCGCCGGGAAGCGCACCCACGCGATGCTGACCCTGCTCGCCGACCTGGGGCTGCGCGTCAGCGAACTGGTCGGCCTCGACCTGATCGACATGAGCTACGAACGCGGCCACCGCACCGTCCGGTTCACCGGCAAAGGCGGCAAAGCCCGCCGCCGCGCCCTCACCCCGGCCACCGCCCAGGTCCTGGACGAATGGCTCACCGAACGCGGCCTGGCCGCCGGGCCCCTGTTCCGCACCTCCACCGGCGGCCGGGTCGACCGGTACGCGGTGTTCCGGCTGATCCGGCGCCTGGCCACCCAGGCCGGCATCGCCGAAGCCGGCCGGCTGTCCCCCCACTCGTTGCGGCACGCGTTCGCCACCACCGCCCGCGCCGAAGGCGTCCCCCTCGAAGACGTTCAGGACGCCATGGGCCACGCCGACCCGCGCACCACCCGCCGCTACGACCGTGACCGTCACAACCTGGATCGTGACCCCACGTACACGATCGCCGCGGCTCGTGCCCGCCGCAACAGCGCGTGA
- a CDS encoding RNA polymerase sigma factor, which produces MDLVNVDSRRARFETLAPAVIDAVRRYLARRTDPATADDVLSETLLICWRRLDEMPEEHLPWAYGVARNCLANAERGRRRQFRLFSRIARLDPPVAVIDGPGPPDDDLGRAMRELTVKDAEILRLWAWEDLPPAQIATVMGITANAASIRLHRARQKLRDALGKTGDRAGHEESTGRRWS; this is translated from the coding sequence GTGGACCTTGTGAATGTGGACTCGCGCCGGGCGCGGTTCGAGACCCTGGCGCCGGCGGTGATCGATGCCGTGCGCCGTTATCTGGCCCGGCGCACCGATCCGGCGACCGCTGACGACGTGCTGTCGGAGACGTTGCTGATCTGCTGGCGGCGCCTGGACGAGATGCCGGAGGAGCACCTTCCCTGGGCGTACGGGGTGGCGAGGAACTGTCTGGCGAATGCCGAACGTGGGCGCCGCCGTCAGTTTCGGCTGTTCTCCCGGATCGCCCGGCTGGACCCGCCGGTGGCGGTGATCGACGGTCCCGGCCCGCCGGACGACGATCTCGGGCGGGCCATGCGGGAACTGACCGTGAAGGACGCCGAGATCCTGCGGTTGTGGGCCTGGGAGGATCTGCCGCCCGCGCAGATCGCCACGGTCATGGGGATCACCGCGAACGCCGCCTCGATCCGGCTGCACCGGGCCAGACAGAAACTTCGGGACGCCCTGGGAAAGACCGGCGACCGCGCCGGACATGAGGAGTCGACAGGAAGGAGATGGTCATGA